The following are from one region of the Cytobacillus firmus genome:
- the lon gene encoding endopeptidase La — MAKKKEIIVPLLPLRGLLVYPTMVLHLDVGREKSVQALEKAMVDDHLIFLTTQKDISIDEPSEDDLYGMGTLTRVKQMLKLPNGTIRVLVEGLKRAEIIDFQDETEHYSVSVKVFEDPEKKDVEDQALMRTMLEYFEQYIKVSKKISAETYSSVADIEEPGRMADIISSHLPLKLKEKQEILETIDVKERMNQVIEIIHNEKEVLNLEKKIGQRVKKSMERTQKEYYLREQMKAIQKELGDKEGKTGEIAELTEKIENAGMPEHVQLTALKELDRYEKVPSSSAESAVIRNYIEWLVTLPWSKSTEDDLDILKAERILNEDHYGLEKVKERVLEYLAVQKLTNSLKGPILCLAGPPGVGKTSLARSIATSLNRNFVRVSLGGVRDESEIRGHRRTYVGAMPGRIIQGMKKAGTINPVFLLDEIDKMSSDFRGDPSSAMLEVLDPEQNHNFSDHYIEETYDLSKVMFIATANNLGTIPGPLLDRMEIITIAGYTEQEKIHIAKDHLLPKQIKEHGLSKSQLQIREDGLQKVVRYYTREAGVRGLERQLATICRKTAKIIVSGEKKKVIVNTKNAEEFLGKPKYRYGQAELEDQVGVATGLAYTTVGGDTLQIEVSLSPGKGKLVLTGKLGDVMKESAQAAFSYVRSKAKELGIDENFHEKHDIHIHVPEGAVPKDGPSAGITITTALVSALSGKPIRKEVGMTGEITLRGRVLPIGGLKEKSLSAHRAGLTKIILPKDNEKDIEDIPESIREELDFVLVSHVDEVLKHALNGGAQA, encoded by the coding sequence GGGCTTGCTGGTTTATCCGACCATGGTTCTGCATTTGGATGTAGGCCGGGAGAAATCGGTTCAGGCTCTGGAAAAAGCAATGGTAGATGACCATTTAATTTTCTTAACAACACAAAAGGATATATCTATAGATGAACCATCAGAAGATGATCTATATGGAATGGGCACGCTCACACGTGTCAAGCAGATGCTCAAGCTTCCAAACGGTACAATCCGTGTTCTTGTTGAAGGGCTTAAGAGAGCGGAAATCATTGATTTTCAGGACGAAACTGAACATTATTCCGTAAGTGTGAAGGTTTTTGAGGATCCTGAGAAAAAGGACGTAGAAGATCAGGCATTGATGAGGACTATGCTTGAATATTTTGAGCAATACATAAAGGTATCGAAGAAAATATCAGCTGAAACTTATTCTTCTGTAGCAGATATAGAAGAGCCGGGACGTATGGCAGATATCATTTCTTCCCACTTGCCTTTAAAGCTGAAGGAAAAACAGGAAATACTTGAAACCATTGATGTTAAAGAGCGCATGAATCAGGTTATTGAAATCATCCATAATGAAAAAGAAGTTCTGAACCTTGAGAAAAAGATTGGCCAGCGTGTGAAAAAATCAATGGAACGCACGCAGAAGGAGTATTATCTGCGTGAACAGATGAAGGCAATCCAAAAAGAACTTGGGGATAAGGAAGGCAAGACAGGAGAAATCGCTGAGCTGACGGAAAAGATTGAAAACGCCGGCATGCCTGAGCATGTCCAGCTTACCGCTTTAAAAGAACTGGATCGCTATGAAAAGGTTCCATCCAGTTCAGCCGAAAGCGCGGTTATCCGCAACTATATCGAGTGGCTTGTCACACTGCCATGGTCAAAATCAACAGAAGATGACCTGGATATCCTTAAGGCCGAAAGGATTCTGAATGAAGACCATTATGGTCTGGAAAAAGTAAAAGAACGGGTTTTGGAATACCTCGCAGTGCAAAAGCTGACGAATTCCCTTAAGGGACCAATCCTTTGTCTTGCAGGTCCTCCGGGTGTCGGTAAAACAAGTCTTGCACGTTCTATTGCAACATCGCTAAACCGTAATTTCGTCCGTGTATCCCTCGGCGGAGTCCGGGATGAGTCTGAGATTCGCGGACATAGAAGAACGTATGTTGGTGCCATGCCTGGCCGCATCATTCAGGGCATGAAAAAAGCAGGGACGATTAATCCTGTATTCCTGCTTGATGAAATCGACAAAATGTCCTCTGATTTCCGCGGGGATCCTTCATCAGCGATGCTGGAAGTTTTAGACCCTGAACAGAACCATAATTTTAGTGATCATTACATTGAAGAAACCTATGATCTTTCAAAGGTCATGTTCATAGCCACAGCCAATAATCTTGGCACAATCCCTGGCCCGCTGCTGGACAGAATGGAAATTATCACGATTGCAGGCTATACAGAGCAGGAGAAGATTCACATAGCTAAAGACCACCTGCTGCCTAAGCAAATTAAAGAGCATGGTCTATCAAAATCCCAGCTTCAGATTCGCGAGGATGGACTTCAGAAGGTAGTCCGCTATTATACTCGTGAGGCTGGAGTCCGCGGTTTGGAGCGCCAGCTGGCTACTATCTGCAGAAAAACGGCTAAAATTATCGTATCCGGGGAAAAGAAGAAAGTGATTGTCAACACAAAAAATGCTGAAGAGTTTCTTGGAAAGCCAAAATACCGCTATGGTCAGGCTGAGCTTGAAGACCAGGTTGGCGTTGCGACAGGTCTTGCCTATACAACAGTTGGCGGCGATACCCTTCAAATTGAAGTATCCCTTTCTCCCGGAAAAGGAAAGCTCGTTCTTACAGGCAAACTGGGGGATGTAATGAAAGAGTCTGCTCAAGCGGCATTCAGTTATGTTCGTTCAAAAGCAAAAGAACTTGGCATTGATGAGAATTTCCATGAAAAGCATGATATTCATATTCATGTTCCTGAAGGTGCTGTCCCGAAAGACGGCCCATCTGCCGGAATAACAATTACAACTGCCCTGGTTTCTGCTCTTTCAGGAAAACCAATACGTAAAGAAGTGGGAATGACAGGGGAAATTACGTTAAGAGGCCGGGTGCTTCCTATTGGCGGCTTGAAAGAAAAATCTTTGAGCGCCCATCGTGCAGGATTGACGAAGATCATCCTCCCTAAAGATAATGAAAAAGACATTGAAGATATCCCTGAAAGCATCAGGGAAGAACTTGATTTCGTTTTGGTATCACATGTGGACGAAGTCTTGAAACATGCCCTGAATGGCGGTGCACAAGCATGA
- the yihA gene encoding ribosome biogenesis GTP-binding protein YihA/YsxC, translating into MKVTSSEIVISAVKPDQYPESHLPEFALAGRSNVGKSSFINKMLNRRGLARISSKPGKTQTLNFYLINEILHFVDVPGYGYAKVSKKEREAWGKMIETYLTNREQLKAVVLIVDLRHPPSSDDVMMYNFLKHYEIPCVVIATKADKIPKSKWQKHMKITKETLDIDPNDQIIMFSSETGYGKDQAWSALKSYM; encoded by the coding sequence ATGAAAGTAACCAGCTCAGAAATAGTCATCAGTGCTGTTAAGCCTGATCAATATCCTGAAAGTCATTTGCCCGAATTTGCCCTGGCCGGCCGTTCGAACGTCGGCAAATCTTCTTTCATTAATAAAATGCTTAATCGAAGAGGACTTGCCAGAATATCCTCTAAGCCGGGGAAGACACAAACCCTGAATTTTTACCTTATTAACGAAATACTCCACTTTGTTGATGTTCCGGGCTACGGGTATGCAAAGGTATCCAAAAAGGAACGTGAAGCTTGGGGAAAGATGATAGAAACATATTTAACAAACAGAGAGCAGTTGAAAGCAGTTGTGCTGATTGTTGATTTGCGCCATCCCCCTTCAAGTGACGATGTTATGATGTACAACTTTTTAAAGCATTATGAAATTCCCTGTGTGGTGATTGCCACAAAAGCGGATAAAATACCGAAATCCAAGTGGCAAAAACATATGAAAATCACGAAAGAAACATTGGATATCGATCCGAATGATCAGATCATTATGTTTTCCTCTGAAACAGGCTATGGGAAAGACCAGGCCTGGTCGGCATTAAAAAGCTATATGTAA
- a CDS encoding transporter substrate-binding domain-containing protein, which translates to MRHWLKGIMAAAFVLVLAACGSEEASKSGMDLVDEDKFTYAASGEFKPFSYTNDDGSMSGFDIDVAEAVAKELGLEPVQNKFKFGGIVEGVKSGRFDAAVASHTITEERLKAVNFSTPYYYSGPQIYVRPDSTIETLSDLEGKEIAVSKGSTYTSNAEEVTDNIKFYDSDVVALEALSKGKHDAVITDFVTGKEAIGAGMKIEGKELLGRSEQAIAVAKDNKELLEKVNEALETLRENGTLTEISKKYIGEDITVDPEKE; encoded by the coding sequence GTGAGACATTGGTTAAAAGGAATCATGGCAGCTGCTTTTGTATTGGTCCTGGCTGCATGCGGATCAGAGGAAGCGTCTAAAAGCGGAATGGATCTAGTAGACGAAGACAAATTTACATATGCGGCTTCTGGAGAGTTCAAACCTTTTAGTTACACAAATGATGATGGAAGCATGAGCGGCTTTGATATTGATGTAGCAGAGGCTGTAGCAAAAGAACTCGGACTTGAACCGGTTCAGAATAAATTTAAGTTCGGCGGTATAGTGGAGGGAGTTAAGTCAGGCCGTTTTGATGCAGCGGTAGCCAGCCACACCATTACCGAAGAACGTTTAAAAGCAGTCAATTTTTCAACTCCATATTACTATTCAGGCCCGCAAATATATGTGCGACCGGATAGCACGATTGAGACACTGTCAGATCTTGAAGGCAAGGAGATAGCAGTATCAAAAGGATCTACATATACTTCAAATGCAGAGGAAGTGACAGACAACATTAAGTTTTATGACAGTGATGTGGTCGCCCTGGAAGCATTGAGCAAGGGAAAACATGATGCTGTTATCACTGATTTTGTTACAGGCAAAGAAGCAATTGGCGCCGGAATGAAAATTGAAGGCAAAGAGCTGCTTGGCCGCAGTGAGCAGGCAATTGCAGTTGCAAAGGATAATAAAGAGCTGCTCGAAAAAGTGAATGAAGCTCTTGAAACACTTCGCGAGAATGGAACACTCACAGAAATCAGCAAAAAATATATCGGTGAAGATATAACAGTTGATCCTGAGAAGGAATAA
- a CDS encoding amino acid ABC transporter permease — protein sequence MDLFTKFIDTYPVFLKGMLLTFQLTIVSVFIAIFIGLFFAFLKISRVKVLEWIADIYIFLVRGTPLVVQIFIFYFGLTALDISQFWSVVLGLAFHNGAYIAEIFRGSIQSIDKGQMEAGRSLGMTAGLAMRRIILPQAFRRAMPPLGNQFIIALKDSSLASFIGMYELFNVATTYGSNEYDYMSYLLIVAVYYLVLVLIFSILVNVIEKRMASSD from the coding sequence GTGGATTTATTTACAAAGTTTATTGATACATATCCCGTATTTTTAAAGGGGATGCTCTTAACCTTTCAATTAACCATTGTATCAGTGTTTATTGCTATTTTTATAGGGTTGTTTTTTGCTTTTTTAAAGATATCAAGAGTGAAAGTTCTGGAATGGATTGCAGACATCTATATTTTTCTTGTAAGGGGAACGCCTCTTGTTGTCCAGATATTCATTTTCTATTTCGGATTGACAGCGCTGGATATTTCACAGTTTTGGTCGGTTGTGCTAGGACTTGCTTTTCACAACGGTGCCTATATAGCCGAAATTTTCAGGGGTTCCATTCAATCCATCGACAAAGGACAAATGGAAGCAGGACGTTCACTGGGTATGACTGCCGGCCTTGCGATGAGAAGAATCATTCTTCCTCAGGCATTCCGACGGGCTATGCCGCCTCTTGGGAATCAGTTTATCATTGCATTGAAGGATTCCTCACTGGCTTCCTTCATCGGCATGTACGAGCTCTTTAACGTGGCTACAACATATGGTTCCAATGAATATGACTACATGAGCTATTTGCTGATCGTAGCTGTTTACTATTTAGTACTTGTGCTTATTTTCTCCATCCTTGTAAATGTGATTGAGAAAAGAATGGCAAGCAGTGATTGA
- a CDS encoding LiaI-LiaF-like domain-containing protein: MKNQRIFPGIILLGFGAYFFLQQSGFTALQSFYSWPTLLIIVGAAFLIQGYGARDYDSILPGVILTGFGLHFHVVNRLEIWPDHIGTFILIIALGFLLRHQKTGAGLFQGILFLILAALLLFYDRVAEWMGLLDNGVSDVWQFWPILLMLIGLYFLLSKKK; this comes from the coding sequence ATGAAAAATCAGCGTATTTTCCCCGGAATTATTTTACTCGGATTTGGAGCCTACTTTTTTCTCCAGCAGAGCGGATTTACTGCCTTACAGTCTTTTTATTCCTGGCCGACTCTTCTAATTATCGTCGGAGCAGCCTTTTTAATTCAGGGATATGGCGCAAGGGATTATGATTCCATTTTGCCAGGGGTTATTTTAACCGGATTTGGCCTGCATTTTCATGTGGTGAACCGCCTCGAAATTTGGCCGGATCATATTGGTACATTCATTCTTATAATTGCTCTCGGCTTCCTCCTTCGGCATCAGAAAACAGGCGCAGGATTATTCCAGGGCATCTTATTCTTAATTCTTGCCGCATTGCTCCTGTTTTATGACAGAGTAGCTGAGTGGATGGGACTTCTTGACAATGGCGTTTCGGATGTTTGGCAGTTTTGGCCAATCCTGTTAATGCTAATTGGATTATATTTTTTATTATCAAAGAAAAAATAA
- the hemA gene encoding glutamyl-tRNA reductase has product MHILVVGLNYKTAPVEIRERLTFNPSHLGEAMKTLNDKKSILENVILSTCNRTEIYAVVDQLHTGRYYIKEFLAEHFNMDQNEFSPFLFIYEGDGAIEHLFKVACGLNSMILGETQILGQVRSSFLGAQSENSTGTVFNHLFKQAVTIAKRAHSETEIGANAVSVSYAAVELAKKIFGSLENKHVLILGAGKMGELAIQNLHANGASKVTVINRTFEKAQNLASRYAGQAKTLHELQCALVEADILISSTGAKEFVVTKDMMAYAERMRKGKPLFMVDIAVPRDLDPKLADLDSVFLYDIDDLEGIVEANLQERKKAAEKIQLMIEGEIVEFKQWLNLLGVVPVISALREKALAIQSETMTSIERKLPHLSDRDKKVLNKHTKSIINQLLKDPILQAKEMAGQKDSEQALDLFVKIFNIEELVSDQQNVHAAAKPKHAFAQSQQTSFQS; this is encoded by the coding sequence ATGCATATCTTAGTCGTCGGTCTTAACTATAAAACTGCCCCTGTTGAAATCCGTGAACGTCTAACCTTTAATCCTTCACATTTGGGCGAGGCAATGAAGACTTTAAATGACAAAAAAAGCATTTTAGAGAATGTCATTCTGTCTACTTGCAATCGGACCGAAATTTATGCAGTTGTGGACCAGCTTCATACTGGCCGCTATTATATAAAGGAATTTTTGGCAGAACATTTCAATATGGATCAGAATGAATTTTCGCCATTCCTATTCATTTATGAAGGGGATGGGGCCATAGAGCATCTATTCAAAGTAGCATGCGGCCTAAACTCCATGATCCTTGGCGAGACACAGATTTTAGGACAGGTAAGGTCCAGTTTTCTGGGAGCTCAATCGGAAAATTCAACCGGTACCGTCTTTAACCACTTGTTTAAGCAGGCAGTAACGATTGCTAAGCGTGCACACTCCGAAACGGAAATAGGGGCAAATGCAGTCTCTGTCAGCTATGCAGCTGTGGAACTGGCTAAGAAGATTTTTGGATCACTTGAAAATAAACATGTTCTAATATTAGGAGCCGGTAAAATGGGTGAGCTGGCAATCCAGAATCTTCATGCCAACGGAGCCAGCAAAGTAACGGTTATTAACCGTACATTTGAAAAAGCGCAGAATCTTGCAAGCCGTTATGCGGGCCAGGCAAAAACACTGCATGAGCTTCAATGTGCTCTTGTTGAAGCTGATATTTTAATCAGTTCTACAGGGGCAAAAGAATTTGTTGTCACAAAAGATATGATGGCTTACGCAGAAAGAATGCGCAAAGGCAAGCCTCTATTTATGGTTGATATTGCTGTTCCAAGAGACCTGGATCCGAAACTCGCAGACCTGGACAGTGTTTTCCTTTATGATATTGATGATCTTGAAGGCATTGTTGAAGCGAACCTTCAGGAGCGTAAAAAGGCAGCCGAAAAGATTCAGCTGATGATTGAAGGAGAGATTGTTGAGTTCAAGCAATGGCTGAACCTGCTTGGTGTTGTTCCGGTCATTTCCGCCTTGCGTGAGAAAGCACTGGCTATACAGAGTGAAACAATGACAAGCATTGAAAGAAAGCTGCCGCATTTGAGTGATCGTGATAAAAAAGTGCTGAACAAGCATACAAAGAGCATTATCAATCAGCTATTAAAAGATCCTATTTTACAAGCTAAAGAAATGGCTGGGCAGAAAGATTCCGAACAGGCATTAGATTTATTTGTAAAAATCTTTAATATAGAAGAACTTGTTTCAGATCAGCAGAACGTGCACGCAGCAGCTAAACCAAAGCACGCATTCGCTCAATCACAGCAGACTTCCTTTCAATCATAA
- a CDS encoding cytochrome c biogenesis protein encodes MFDIYMTRLHEFTVVLYALCVLLYFIDFLHHNRKANRVAFWLLAFVWVLQTVFLILYMINTGRFPVLTIFEGLYFYAWVLITLSLGINRLLRVDFIVFFTNVLGFIIMAIHTFAPVQIDSAVKAQQLISELLLIHITVAILSYGAFSLSFVFSLLYLIQYDLLKRKKWGTRLLRITDLSKLEHMSYVLNVIGVPMLMISLILGIQWAYIKLPHMVWYDSKVIGSFIVLALYSIYLYMKVGKGLYGKSLALWNLASFLIVLINFFLFGKLSSFHFWYS; translated from the coding sequence ATGTTTGACATCTATATGACACGGCTGCATGAATTCACGGTGGTTCTGTACGCCTTATGTGTCTTATTATATTTTATTGATTTTCTTCATCATAACCGGAAGGCGAATAGAGTTGCCTTCTGGTTACTTGCATTTGTATGGGTGCTTCAAACGGTGTTCCTAATACTTTATATGATTAATACAGGAAGATTTCCCGTATTGACCATTTTTGAGGGCCTGTATTTTTATGCCTGGGTGCTTATCACTCTTTCCTTGGGAATTAACAGGCTGCTCAGAGTTGATTTTATCGTCTTTTTTACAAATGTTCTTGGCTTTATCATAATGGCGATCCATACATTCGCACCTGTGCAGATTGATTCGGCTGTCAAAGCGCAGCAGCTCATATCTGAACTGCTGCTCATTCATATAACAGTTGCGATACTTTCATATGGAGCGTTCTCGCTCTCCTTCGTTTTTTCATTGCTGTATCTTATTCAATATGATTTGCTGAAAAGGAAAAAGTGGGGAACGAGACTGCTCAGGATAACGGATTTGTCGAAGCTTGAACATATGTCCTATGTATTAAATGTAATCGGTGTACCTATGCTGATGATAAGTTTAATTTTAGGCATACAGTGGGCATACATTAAGCTGCCGCATATGGTCTGGTATGACTCCAAGGTAATCGGTTCATTCATTGTCCTGGCTTTATATAGTATTTATCTCTATATGAAAGTCGGAAAGGGCTTATATGGAAAATCTTTAGCACTCTGGAATTTAGCTTCATTTTTAATTGTATTAATTAACTTCTTTTTATTCGGCAAACTTTCATCATTCCATTTTTGGTATTCATAG
- the hemC gene encoding hydroxymethylbilane synthase produces the protein MRKIIVGSRRSKLALTQTNWVISQLKNIDPSFEFEVKEIVTKGDKILDVTLSKVGGKGLFVKEIEQAMLDEEIDMAVHSMKDMPAVLPEGLTIGSIPEREDHRDALISKGHIKLNDLKPGSVIGTSSLRRGAQLLAQRPDLEIKWIRGNIDTRLSKLETEEYDAIILAAAGLSRMGWASDVVTEFLEPEICVPAVGQGALSIECRESDKELRALLDKFTCPETNQTVRAERAFLHKMEGGCQVPIAGFATINETGELELTGLVGSPDGKVIYKETLKGSNPEELGDKVAVKLTGQGAKALIDRVKEELDGQ, from the coding sequence ATGAGAAAAATAATTGTAGGTTCAAGACGAAGCAAGCTGGCATTAACTCAGACCAACTGGGTGATCAGCCAATTGAAAAACATTGATCCATCCTTTGAGTTTGAAGTAAAGGAAATTGTCACAAAAGGTGATAAAATTCTTGATGTTACCCTTTCAAAGGTCGGAGGAAAAGGTTTATTCGTAAAGGAAATCGAACAGGCCATGCTTGATGAGGAAATTGATATGGCTGTACATAGCATGAAGGATATGCCTGCTGTTCTTCCTGAAGGTCTGACAATTGGAAGCATTCCGGAAAGAGAAGACCATCGGGATGCACTCATTTCAAAAGGGCATATCAAACTGAATGACCTAAAGCCGGGATCTGTAATTGGAACAAGCAGCCTGCGCAGAGGGGCTCAGCTTCTGGCGCAGCGTCCGGATCTCGAGATTAAGTGGATCAGAGGAAACATAGATACCCGATTATCCAAACTGGAAACGGAAGAATATGATGCGATCATTCTTGCGGCAGCAGGTCTATCCAGGATGGGCTGGGCATCGGATGTTGTTACGGAATTCCTGGAGCCTGAAATCTGTGTGCCGGCTGTGGGCCAGGGAGCACTTTCCATTGAGTGCCGTGAAAGTGATAAAGAGCTTCGGGCATTGCTGGATAAATTCACATGCCCTGAGACGAACCAGACTGTGCGTGCAGAGCGTGCTTTCCTGCATAAGATGGAAGGCGGCTGCCAGGTTCCGATTGCAGGGTTTGCAACAATTAATGAAACAGGGGAATTGGAGTTAACAGGACTTGTAGGCTCCCCTGATGGTAAAGTGATTTATAAGGAGACCCTAAAAGGTTCAAACCCTGAAGAACTTGGTGATAAGGTGGCTGTTAAGTTAACCGGCCAGGGAGCTAAAGCGCTTATCGACAGGGTAAAAGAGGAGCTTGACGGGCAATGA
- a CDS encoding uroporphyrinogen-III synthase, whose amino-acid sequence MKGTSPLEGMNVLVPRGKKQAQSFSALIRSYGGMPVEIPLIAFEPLRNKALVQAHKEIHTYDWVIFTSKTAVDAFFNNFSLSSHFPKIAVIGEKTKKVLVDKGLKVQFVPGEYVAEVFAEDFLPLVEKGMKVLIPKGNLARGYIAASLSEKGARVDEVIVYKTVFPRESISLLRDQLSGKGLDILPFTSPSTVDHFMEAVKELGFLTAVKDSVVGCIGPVTKERAEAYGLQVHAVPEEYTVHSMLKSIIRYLAETRRGN is encoded by the coding sequence ATGAAAGGGACTTCCCCTTTAGAAGGCATGAATGTTCTGGTGCCAAGAGGGAAAAAACAGGCTCAGTCCTTTTCAGCTCTTATACGAAGCTATGGGGGGATGCCGGTTGAGATCCCCCTGATTGCTTTCGAGCCTTTACGGAATAAAGCTTTAGTTCAGGCCCATAAGGAAATTCATACTTATGATTGGGTGATATTCACCAGCAAAACTGCTGTGGATGCTTTTTTCAATAATTTTAGTCTAAGCAGCCACTTCCCTAAAATAGCGGTTATCGGTGAGAAAACTAAAAAAGTGCTTGTTGACAAGGGATTAAAGGTGCAGTTTGTGCCCGGAGAATATGTTGCTGAAGTGTTTGCTGAAGATTTTTTGCCATTAGTAGAAAAAGGGATGAAGGTATTGATCCCTAAAGGAAATCTGGCACGTGGCTATATTGCAGCATCTCTCTCGGAAAAGGGTGCAAGAGTTGATGAAGTTATTGTTTATAAAACTGTTTTTCCACGTGAAAGCATCAGTCTGTTAAGAGATCAGCTTTCAGGAAAAGGGTTAGACATTCTTCCTTTTACCAGTCCTTCCACAGTGGATCATTTTATGGAGGCTGTTAAGGAGCTTGGATTTCTGACTGCTGTAAAAGACAGTGTGGTGGGCTGCATCGGTCCTGTGACTAAAGAACGTGCAGAGGCGTATGGCCTGCAGGTACATGCAGTTCCGGAAGAATATACAGTACATAGCATGCTTAAGAGCATTATTAGATACTTAGCAGAAACCAGGAGGGGAAATTAA
- the hemB gene encoding porphobilinogen synthase — protein MDLQFNRHRRLRKSPNMRALIRENFLRTEDLIYPIFVAEGEGIKREIPSMPGIFNLSLDHLEEEMNEVVSLGIKSVLLFGIPKEKDACGQQAYHDHGIVQEATRFIKAKFPEVIIIADTCLCEYTDHGHCGLIENGEVLNDASLELLVQTAVSQARAGADIIAPSNMMDGFTAAIRAGLDEAGFEDIPVMSYAVKYSSAFYGPFRDAADSTPQFGDRKAYQMDPANRMEAMREAESDLMEGADFLIVKPGMPYLDIVRDVKNNINLPIVIYNVSGEYSMVKAAAQNGWIDEQKIVMEMLTGMKRAGSDLIITYHAKDAARWIKEQE, from the coding sequence ATGGATCTTCAATTTAACAGGCATAGACGTCTTCGTAAAAGTCCGAATATGAGAGCGCTTATCCGTGAAAACTTCTTGCGTACAGAGGATTTAATTTATCCGATTTTTGTGGCTGAAGGAGAAGGCATTAAGAGAGAAATACCTTCAATGCCGGGCATCTTCAACCTATCGCTGGATCATCTCGAAGAGGAGATGAACGAAGTCGTTTCTCTTGGAATAAAATCCGTTCTCTTATTTGGAATTCCAAAAGAGAAAGATGCATGCGGGCAGCAGGCTTATCATGATCATGGAATCGTACAGGAAGCTACAAGATTTATTAAAGCTAAATTTCCGGAAGTCATCATTATTGCTGATACTTGCCTTTGCGAGTATACCGACCATGGCCACTGCGGTTTAATTGAAAATGGGGAAGTGCTGAATGATGCATCTCTGGAACTGCTTGTGCAGACGGCTGTAAGCCAGGCTAGAGCAGGAGCAGACATTATTGCCCCATCAAATATGATGGATGGGTTTACAGCAGCCATCCGTGCAGGTCTTGATGAAGCCGGATTTGAAGATATCCCTGTTATGTCCTATGCAGTTAAATATTCATCTGCATTCTACGGTCCTTTCCGTGATGCAGCTGACAGCACACCGCAGTTTGGCGACCGAAAGGCATATCAGATGGATCCTGCCAACCGAATGGAAGCCATGCGCGAAGCTGAATCTGATTTAATGGAAGGGGCAGACTTCCTGATTGTTAAGCCGGGAATGCCTTATTTGGACATTGTACGGGACGTTAAGAACAACATCAATCTGCCAATTGTGATTTATAATGTAAGCGGTGAATATTCAATGGTTAAAGCTGCGGCACAAAACGGCTGGATAGATGAACAAAAAATAGTTATGGAAATGCTTACAGGCATGAAGCGTGCAGGAAGTGATTTAATCATTACTTACCATGCAAAAGATGCGGCAAGGTGGATTAAAGAACAAGAATAA